From a region of the Methanophagales archaeon genome:
- a CDS encoding MogA/MoaB family molybdenum cofactor biosynthesis protein has translation MSILIPISIPARHREGAKQYYKCAILTISTSKHKNRTQNDISGSVARSLVTERGHEVVYYDVIPDIEERIYKGIIKAQDSGADFIITTGGTGLTKDDVSIETVSKLIDKELPGFGELFRLKSYERIGNAAILSRATAGVIGSKTIFCLPGSPDAVRLALTEIILPEIPHIMRHVQEKSNQKLR, from the coding sequence ATGTCAATACTAATACCAATATCAATACCGGCGAGGCATAGAGAAGGTGCAAAACAATACTATAAATGCGCAATACTCACGATAAGCACCTCTAAGCATAAGAATAGGACACAGAATGACATTTCTGGCTCCGTTGCTCGCTCACTGGTAACAGAAAGAGGACATGAAGTGGTCTATTACGATGTGATACCAGATATAGAGGAGCGTATATATAAGGGGATAATAAAGGCTCAGGACTCAGGTGCTGATTTCATCATCACTACCGGTGGTACAGGCTTAACTAAGGATGATGTCAGCATTGAGACGGTATCAAAGCTAATAGATAAGGAGTTGCCAGGGTTTGGTGAACTATTCAGGTTGAAGAGCTATGAGCGGATAGGCAATGCGGCGATATTAAGTCGCGCAACTGCGGGCGTGATAGGCAGTAAGACGATATTCTGCCTGCCTGGCTCTCCTGACGCTGTTAGACTGGCGCTGACCGAGATAATCCTGCCTGAGATACCGCATATAATGAGGCATGTACAAGAAAAGTCAAACCAAAAACTCAGATAG